One part of the Mangrovibacillus cuniculi genome encodes these proteins:
- a CDS encoding lysophospholipid acyltransferase family protein: MTAFYSLARNVVRGVLSPLYRFEVIGKENVPSEGGILLCSNHIDNLDPPVVGITCPRKVSFMAKEELFKVPVLGGIIRQLQAFPVKRGLSDREALRKGLKLLKEGGVLGLFPEGTRSKNGQLGKGLAGAGFFALRTNAYVVPCAIIGPYKKFATVKVVYGKPIDLAEYRENRAGAEEVTAVIMGEIQKLIDQHK, encoded by the coding sequence ATGACAGCTTTTTATTCATTAGCTAGAAATGTAGTGCGAGGTGTTTTATCACCTCTTTACCGATTTGAAGTAATCGGTAAAGAAAATGTTCCTTCAGAAGGTGGTATTCTCCTTTGCTCTAACCATATTGATAACTTAGATCCACCAGTAGTCGGAATCACATGTCCAAGAAAAGTTTCTTTTATGGCAAAAGAAGAGCTGTTTAAAGTTCCTGTACTAGGTGGGATAATTAGACAATTACAAGCATTCCCAGTTAAAAGAGGTTTAAGTGACCGAGAAGCTCTTAGAAAAGGTTTAAAGTTGCTAAAAGAAGGTGGAGTTCTAGGACTTTTTCCTGAAGGAACAAGAAGTAAAAACGGTCAATTAGGAAAAGGTTTAGCTGGAGCTGGCTTTTTTGCATTAAGAACAAACGCATATGTCGTACCATGTGCAATTATTGGACCATACAAGAAATTCGCTACTGTAAAAGTAGTTTATGGTAAGCCAATAGACTTAGCTGAGTATAGGGAAAATCGAGCAGGAGCTGAAGAAGTTACTGCTGTAATTATGGGAGAAATTCAGAAGTTAATAGATCAGCATAAGTGA
- a CDS encoding capping complex subunit for YIEGIA translates to MIFEKGILAAITTSPRKVPSGIAVFHCDDEEELKLVSSNLEYILDGIAHEVTPDVFIIVKH, encoded by the coding sequence ATGATCTTTGAAAAAGGAATCTTAGCTGCCATAACTACCAGTCCGAGAAAAGTTCCGAGTGGTATAGCTGTCTTTCATTGTGACGACGAAGAGGAACTGAAATTAGTATCATCCAACTTAGAGTATATTCTAGATGGGATTGCACATGAAGTGACACCCGATGTATTTATTATTGTGAAGCACTAA
- the cmk gene encoding (d)CMP kinase produces MTKQLRIAIDGPAAAGKSTVAKIVAAKLGYVYIDTGAMYRAITLSALRQDINLNDEKELIKLLKNTSIDLKTSDQGQRVFVNNHDVTDAVRENEVTNSVSYVAKHKLIREEMVERQQQLASMGGVVMDGRDIGTHVIPDAEVKVFLLASVEERAVRRLEDNKARGISSTLEELKREIAARDKIDSEREVAPLKKADDAIELDTTSLSINEVVDRIMAMIGDI; encoded by the coding sequence ATGACAAAACAATTAAGAATAGCAATTGATGGTCCAGCTGCAGCTGGAAAAAGTACTGTGGCAAAGATTGTCGCAGCCAAATTAGGATACGTTTATATTGACACGGGTGCCATGTACCGTGCTATTACTTTATCTGCACTAAGACAAGATATTAATTTAAATGATGAAAAAGAATTAATAAAACTATTAAAAAATACCTCCATTGATTTAAAAACATCTGATCAAGGACAGCGTGTATTTGTTAATAATCACGATGTAACAGATGCAGTTAGGGAAAATGAAGTAACTAACTCTGTTAGTTATGTTGCTAAACATAAATTAATTAGAGAAGAAATGGTTGAAAGACAACAACAGTTAGCAAGTATGGGCGGAGTTGTTATGGATGGTAGAGATATTGGTACTCATGTCATTCCAGATGCAGAAGTAAAAGTGTTTTTACTTGCCAGTGTAGAAGAAAGAGCTGTTAGAAGACTTGAAGATAATAAAGCTAGAGGAATTTCTTCTACTCTTGAAGAATTAAAAAGAGAGATAGCTGCGCGCGATAAAATTGACTCAGAGAGAGAAGTTGCACCGCTAAAGAAAGCGGACGACGCTATTGAATTAGATACTACGTCACTTTCAATTAATGAAGTAGTGGATAGAATTATGGCTATGATAGGGGATATTTAA
- a CDS encoding YIEGIA family protein, with translation MNEYVYPILLGVISGTLTRMYMLRTDYRQYPTHLHGKIIHIALGFIAAGLGTIAIPAIMEEEFTAITFLTLAASQFREVRNMERETLSRLDGLELVPRGATYIEGIAMAFESRNYLVIFTSLLVTFSYLVFNFYVAIIVAIVCFYASRILMDGSHLGDIVEVEPFPIRFDGAGLYIDNIYIMNIGLRSRQEQIMEYGMGFILTPKSFDAQTTISNLGQRQAILHDMSTALGIFKDSGNPALAPLAKRDLDDGRVGVFVLPQVKDEEKALEILRSVPTLEHAVRMPTESKANKKGRKLK, from the coding sequence ATGAATGAATATGTTTATCCCATTCTTCTTGGCGTTATTTCAGGAACTTTAACTAGGATGTATATGTTACGTACTGATTACAGGCAGTATCCTACTCATTTACATGGGAAGATTATTCACATCGCTCTAGGATTTATCGCAGCTGGGTTAGGAACAATTGCTATACCAGCAATAATGGAAGAAGAATTTACGGCTATTACATTTCTGACTTTAGCAGCTTCTCAATTCCGAGAAGTGCGAAATATGGAACGCGAAACATTATCAAGATTAGATGGGCTTGAATTAGTTCCAAGAGGTGCTACTTATATCGAGGGTATTGCCATGGCATTTGAATCAAGAAACTACTTAGTTATATTTACTTCTTTATTAGTTACTTTTAGCTATTTAGTATTTAACTTTTATGTGGCAATAATTGTAGCTATCGTTTGTTTCTATGCTTCAAGGATTTTAATGGATGGGAGTCACTTGGGGGATATAGTAGAAGTGGAACCGTTTCCAATTCGTTTTGATGGTGCCGGTTTATACATTGATAACATATATATCATGAATATTGGATTACGTAGTAGGCAAGAACAAATAATGGAATACGGTATGGGATTCATCCTTACTCCAAAGTCGTTTGACGCCCAAACAACTATTTCAAACTTAGGACAAAGACAAGCAATTTTACATGACATGTCCACTGCTCTTGGCATTTTTAAAGACTCCGGAAATCCTGCTTTAGCTCCTTTAGCAAAAAGAGATTTAGATGATGGACGAGTAGGTGTTTTCGTCTTACCTCAAGTGAAGGATGAAGAAAAAGCCTTGGAAATTTTACGAAGTGTACCAACGTTAGAACATGCAGTTAGAATGCCTACAGAGTCTAAGGCAAATAAGAAAGGACGGAAGCTGAAATGA
- a CDS encoding YpzI family protein: MGKDRQEKKLKASGRVESDRDQALHYDGATKLESAEEARKNQKG; the protein is encoded by the coding sequence ATGGGTAAAGATCGTCAAGAGAAGAAATTAAAAGCAAGTGGAAGAGTAGAATCAGACCGTGACCAAGCTCTCCATTACGATGGAGCTACTAAGCTTGAGAGTGCGGAGGAAGCTAGGAAGAATCAAAAGGGTTAA
- a CDS encoding NAD(P)H-dependent glycerol-3-phosphate dehydrogenase, protein MKQTVALLGAGSWGTALALVLADNDHTVLLWSHRMDQVTEINDYHSNERYLPGVTLSSNIIGFDNMRAAVQDVEIIVLAVPTKAIRQVVQEVSAYVNSSVILVHVSKGIEPDSLKRITEMIEEEYTSSHPAHVVVLSGPSHAEEVVLRHPTTVTVSSKEMKAAEKVQDLFMNQSFRVYTNPDLIGVEIGGALKNIIALAAGITDGLGYGDNAKAALITRGLAEIARLGTRMGANPLTFSGLTGIGDLIVTCTSVHSRNWRAGNMLGKGMPLEEVLSQMGMVVEGVRTTKAAHQLAKEYDVNMPITNALHSVLFEGVSAKEAVDALMGRTKTSELEDLVNLWSSKE, encoded by the coding sequence ATGAAACAAACAGTTGCGCTTTTGGGAGCTGGAAGTTGGGGAACAGCTCTTGCGCTAGTTCTTGCAGACAATGATCATACTGTTCTACTTTGGTCTCATAGAATGGACCAAGTAACAGAGATTAACGATTACCATTCAAATGAACGTTATTTGCCAGGAGTCACTCTTTCTTCTAATATTATTGGATTTGATAACATGAGAGCAGCTGTGCAAGATGTTGAGATCATTGTACTAGCTGTTCCTACCAAAGCGATTAGGCAGGTAGTGCAGGAGGTTTCTGCTTATGTTAATAGTTCTGTCATTTTAGTTCACGTTTCAAAAGGAATTGAGCCTGATAGTCTAAAACGTATTACCGAAATGATTGAAGAAGAGTATACAAGTAGTCACCCAGCACACGTGGTAGTTTTATCAGGACCAAGTCATGCCGAAGAAGTAGTATTACGTCATCCCACAACAGTGACAGTATCTTCGAAAGAAATGAAGGCTGCAGAAAAAGTACAAGACCTATTTATGAATCAGTCTTTCCGTGTGTATACTAACCCGGACTTAATTGGGGTTGAAATTGGTGGAGCGCTAAAAAATATTATTGCTCTAGCAGCGGGTATTACCGATGGATTAGGTTACGGAGATAACGCAAAAGCAGCGTTAATCACTAGAGGATTAGCTGAGATAGCTAGACTAGGAACTCGTATGGGTGCAAATCCGTTAACTTTTTCAGGATTAACTGGCATAGGTGACTTGATCGTTACGTGTACTTCTGTTCATTCACGAAACTGGCGAGCGGGGAATATGTTAGGAAAAGGAATGCCATTAGAAGAGGTTTTATCCCAAATGGGTATGGTAGTAGAAGGAGTTCGTACAACAAAAGCTGCTCACCAACTGGCAAAAGAATACGATGTGAACATGCCGATTACCAATGCTTTGCACTCTGTATTATTTGAAGGGGTATCTGCAAAAGAAGCTGTTGACGCTCTAATGGGAAGAACTAAAACGAGTGAATTAGAGGACCTTGTCAACCTTTGGAGCTCAAAAGAATAA
- the spoIVA gene encoding stage IV sporulation protein A, translated as MERVDIFRDIAERTGGDVYLGVVGAVRTGKSTFIKKFMELVVIPNMENESDRARALDELPQSASGKTIMTTEPKFVPNTAAQVDVAEGLEVNVRLVDCVGYTVPGAKGYEDENGPRMIHTPWYEEPIPFHEAAEIGTRKVIQEHSTIGICITTDGSIGEIPRYDYLEAEERVVEELKEVGKPFIMIINTSRPHHPETETLRVQLSDKYDIPVLAMSVESMRENDIYNVLREALYEFPVLEVNVNLPSWVMVLRENHWLRENYQEAVRETVKDIKRLRDVDFVVGQFSEFDFIERAGLAGMEMGQGVAEIDLFAPDELYDEVLKEIVGVEIRGKDHLLELMQDFAHAKQEYDQISDALKMVKQTGYGIASPSLADMSLEEPEIIRQGPRFGVRLKAVAPSIHMIKVDVESEFAPIIGTEKQSEELVRYLMQDFEDDPLSIWNSDIFGRSLSSIVREGIQAKLSLMPENARYKLKETLERIINEGSGGLIAIIL; from the coding sequence TTGGAGAGAGTAGATATTTTTAGAGATATTGCAGAAAGAACTGGTGGGGATGTTTACCTAGGAGTTGTAGGAGCAGTAAGAACAGGTAAATCCACTTTTATCAAGAAGTTTATGGAGTTAGTGGTAATCCCTAATATGGAAAATGAATCAGATCGTGCTAGAGCTTTAGATGAATTACCTCAAAGTGCATCAGGAAAAACAATTATGACAACGGAACCTAAATTTGTTCCAAATACTGCTGCTCAAGTAGATGTAGCAGAAGGTCTAGAAGTAAATGTTAGACTAGTGGATTGTGTAGGTTACACAGTACCAGGTGCAAAAGGATATGAAGATGAAAATGGTCCAAGAATGATTCATACACCATGGTATGAAGAGCCAATTCCATTCCATGAAGCTGCCGAAATTGGTACTAGAAAAGTAATTCAAGAGCATTCGACGATTGGAATCTGTATTACGACAGATGGTAGTATTGGTGAAATTCCACGTTACGACTACCTAGAAGCAGAAGAGAGAGTTGTAGAAGAGTTAAAAGAAGTAGGTAAGCCGTTCATCATGATTATTAATACTAGTCGCCCTCATCACCCAGAAACGGAAACACTACGTGTACAGCTTTCTGATAAATATGACATACCAGTTTTAGCGATGTCTGTTGAAAGCATGAGAGAGAACGACATTTATAATGTGTTAAGAGAAGCATTATATGAGTTCCCAGTACTAGAAGTAAACGTTAACTTACCTTCTTGGGTTATGGTTTTAAGAGAAAATCATTGGTTACGTGAAAACTATCAAGAAGCTGTTCGGGAAACAGTGAAAGATATTAAGCGTCTGCGCGATGTAGACTTTGTAGTAGGACAATTTAGCGAGTTTGACTTTATTGAAAGAGCTGGGCTTGCTGGAATGGAAATGGGGCAGGGTGTTGCAGAAATCGATCTATTTGCACCTGATGAGCTATATGATGAAGTGCTCAAAGAAATCGTTGGTGTAGAAATTAGAGGAAAAGATCATTTACTAGAGTTAATGCAGGACTTTGCTCATGCTAAGCAAGAATATGATCAAATTAGTGACGCATTAAAGATGGTGAAACAAACAGGTTATGGAATTGCCTCTCCATCCCTTGCAGACATGAGTTTAGAGGAGCCAGAAATCATTCGTCAAGGTCCACGTTTTGGTGTAAGGCTAAAAGCTGTAGCACCTTCCATCCATATGATTAAAGTGGATGTAGAGTCAGAGTTTGCTCCTATTATTGGGACGGAAAAGCAAAGTGAAGAGCTTGTTCGTTATCTAATGCAAGACTTTGAGGACGATCCACTTTCCATCTGGAACTCTGATATCTTCGGTAGAAGCTTAAGCTCCATTGTTCGAGAAGGTATTCAAGCGAAGCTGTCGTTAATGCCTGAAAATGCGCGTTACAAACTAAAAGAGACATTAGAAAGAATTATCAACGAGGGATCTGGTGGATTAATCGCTATCATCCTTTAA
- the der gene encoding ribosome biogenesis GTPase Der — protein sequence MTKPVVAIVGRPNVGKSTIFNRIVGERVSIVEDTPGVTRDRLYSSGEWLTTDFNIIDTGGIEISDAPFMEQIRQQAEIAIQEADVIIFMTNGREGVTDADENVAKILYRTKKPVVLAVNKVDNPEMREQIYDFYSLGFGDPHPISGSHGLGLGDLLDTVVNHFPEIEEEDYGEDTIKFSLIGRPNVGKSSLVNALLGEDRVIVSDIEGTTRDAVDSKLTVGEKDYVIIDTAGMRKKGKVYESTEKYSVLRALRAIERSDVVLVVLNAEEGIREQDKKIAGYAHEAGKGVIIVVNKWDAIEKNDKTMKEFEENIREHFKYLDYAPIVYLSAVTKQRVNTLLPIIDTVSENHSMRVQSSILNEVIMDAIAMNPTPQDKGRRLRIYYATQVAVKPPTFVVFVNEPEIMHFSYERFLENQIRQAFGFEGTPIRLISRKRT from the coding sequence ATGACAAAACCAGTAGTAGCGATTGTTGGTAGACCAAACGTAGGTAAATCCACAATATTTAATCGCATAGTTGGAGAGCGTGTGTCTATTGTAGAAGATACACCAGGAGTAACAAGAGATAGACTTTATAGTTCAGGAGAATGGTTAACGACAGATTTTAACATCATTGATACGGGTGGTATAGAAATCAGTGATGCGCCATTTATGGAACAAATTAGACAGCAAGCGGAAATTGCAATTCAAGAAGCGGATGTAATCATCTTTATGACCAATGGTCGTGAAGGGGTGACAGATGCAGATGAAAACGTAGCTAAAATACTTTATCGAACAAAGAAGCCAGTTGTTTTAGCAGTTAATAAAGTAGATAATCCAGAAATGAGAGAGCAAATCTATGATTTCTATTCATTAGGATTTGGTGATCCGCATCCGATTTCCGGTTCTCATGGATTAGGATTAGGTGATTTGTTAGATACAGTGGTAAACCATTTCCCTGAAATAGAAGAAGAAGACTATGGAGAGGATACAATCAAGTTCAGTTTGATTGGACGTCCTAATGTAGGAAAATCTTCTCTTGTTAATGCCTTACTAGGAGAAGATCGTGTCATAGTTAGTGACATTGAAGGAACAACTCGTGATGCAGTAGACTCAAAGTTAACTGTCGGAGAAAAAGATTATGTAATTATTGACACTGCCGGCATGCGTAAAAAAGGAAAAGTGTATGAGTCTACCGAAAAGTATAGTGTACTACGTGCTTTACGAGCTATTGAACGTTCCGACGTTGTCTTAGTCGTGTTAAACGCGGAAGAGGGTATCCGTGAACAAGATAAAAAAATTGCAGGATATGCACATGAAGCTGGAAAAGGTGTCATTATTGTAGTCAATAAATGGGATGCCATTGAGAAAAATGATAAGACAATGAAAGAGTTCGAAGAGAATATTCGTGAACACTTTAAATACTTGGATTATGCACCGATTGTCTATTTATCAGCTGTTACCAAACAACGTGTGAACACGTTGTTACCAATAATTGACACAGTAAGTGAAAATCACTCTATGCGTGTACAATCTAGTATCTTAAATGAAGTAATTATGGATGCAATTGCGATGAATCCAACACCTCAAGACAAGGGTAGACGTTTACGTATTTATTATGCAACTCAAGTGGCTGTAAAACCACCTACGTTTGTTGTATTTGTAAATGAGCCTGAGATTATGCACTTCTCGTATGAACGTTTCTTAGAAAATCAAATTAGACAAGCATTTGGCTTTGAAGGGACACCAATCCGTTTAATTTCTCGTAAACGTACGTAA
- a CDS encoding DUF2768 domain-containing protein translates to MSTAMLRMYISFGAMVLMFVAIGLIFLSRYKFKNKFLRGITAALAYLSVITSGLIIFYIVMSGPTMS, encoded by the coding sequence ATGTCAACAGCAATGCTCCGTATGTACATATCTTTCGGTGCAATGGTTCTTATGTTTGTAGCGATAGGTTTAATCTTTTTAAGTAGGTATAAATTTAAAAATAAATTCTTAAGAGGCATTACAGCTGCTCTAGCGTATTTATCCGTTATAACAAGCGGACTAATAATTTTTTATATCGTTATGAGTGGACCTACAATGAGTTAA
- the rpsA gene encoding 30S ribosomal protein S1 yields MVEDMNQVEVNTFAVGDKVKGTVTKVEEKQVLVDLANSKVDGIVPISELSSLHVEKASDVVSVGDELELIVTKVEEEQLIVSKRKVDAELAWEEMVSRFENGTVFEAEVKDVVKGGLVVDLGVRGFVPASLVEDHFVEDFTDYKGRTLTFKIVELDREKNRLILSHRAVVEAQKVEKKQQALHGIEVGQEVEGTVQRLTDFGAFVDIGGVDGLVHISQLSHQHVEKPSDVVTEGQSVRVKVLGIDRDNERISLSIKDTQPGPWEEAADKIQKGSVLTGEVKRLVTFGAFVEVLPGVEGLVHVSQISHKHVATPHEALKEGQEVQVKVLDLNVSEQRLSLSIKELLEKEHAEEITDYELPEESRGFQLGDMIGDKLKGLK; encoded by the coding sequence ATGGTAGAAGATATGAATCAAGTGGAAGTAAATACTTTCGCTGTCGGTGACAAAGTGAAAGGAACTGTTACAAAAGTAGAAGAAAAACAGGTATTAGTGGACCTTGCAAATAGCAAAGTTGACGGTATTGTTCCTATTAGCGAATTATCTAGCTTACATGTAGAAAAAGCTTCCGATGTCGTTTCAGTTGGAGACGAGTTAGAGTTAATCGTGACAAAAGTAGAAGAAGAACAACTTATCGTGTCTAAGAGAAAAGTAGATGCAGAACTAGCTTGGGAAGAAATGGTTTCCCGCTTTGAAAATGGTACAGTTTTTGAAGCTGAAGTAAAAGATGTCGTTAAAGGTGGACTAGTAGTTGATTTAGGTGTACGTGGATTTGTACCAGCATCTCTAGTGGAAGATCACTTTGTGGAAGACTTTACAGACTATAAAGGTCGTACATTAACATTTAAAATTGTGGAGCTAGATCGTGAAAAGAATCGTTTAATTCTTTCTCATCGTGCAGTTGTAGAAGCACAAAAAGTGGAAAAGAAACAACAAGCCTTACATGGTATTGAAGTAGGACAAGAAGTAGAAGGAACTGTACAACGTTTAACAGACTTCGGTGCATTTGTTGATATTGGAGGAGTAGATGGACTAGTTCATATCTCTCAACTATCACATCAACACGTAGAGAAGCCTTCTGATGTTGTGACGGAAGGTCAGTCTGTTCGTGTGAAAGTTCTTGGAATTGATCGTGATAATGAGCGTATATCTCTTTCCATAAAAGATACTCAACCAGGTCCTTGGGAAGAGGCAGCAGATAAGATCCAAAAGGGCTCTGTATTAACAGGCGAAGTAAAACGCTTAGTTACGTTTGGTGCATTTGTTGAAGTATTACCTGGGGTAGAAGGACTTGTACATGTATCCCAAATTTCACATAAACATGTAGCAACACCGCATGAAGCGTTAAAAGAAGGCCAAGAAGTACAAGTGAAGGTCTTAGATTTAAATGTTTCTGAACAACGTTTATCTTTATCTATTAAAGAGTTGTTAGAAAAAGAACATGCAGAAGAGATAACAGATTATGAACTACCTGAAGAGTCTCGTGGATTCCAATTAGGGGATATGATAGGAGACAAACTGAAAGGGTTGAAATAA
- a CDS encoding flagellar brake protein — protein MLKIGTILTLEADLGEKKEKYRCRVVELEEDRFFIDYPVSLSTQRTVFLVDGTELQVSFVEDEDQAVFSFPTEVLGRKMNKIPMIMLVLPNLDEIVRIQRRQFVRVDSSLDASLTIPAINKTLHVLTEDLSAGGCAVILPPDEILPSQEKGYIIVVLPMSGGKTYYVKTNVTIIRQWEKDKRTICSIQFDKLSEQDQQNIIRFCFERQVAMKKKGLPGA, from the coding sequence ATGTTAAAAATAGGGACTATTTTGACGCTAGAAGCGGATTTGGGTGAAAAGAAAGAAAAGTATAGGTGCCGTGTTGTAGAATTAGAGGAAGATCGTTTTTTTATTGATTATCCAGTATCTCTTTCTACACAAAGAACAGTGTTTTTAGTTGATGGTACTGAACTACAAGTTAGTTTTGTAGAAGATGAAGATCAAGCTGTTTTTTCGTTTCCAACAGAAGTGCTTGGTAGAAAGATGAACAAAATTCCAATGATTATGTTGGTTTTACCTAACTTGGATGAAATTGTGAGAATACAAAGAAGGCAGTTTGTTCGAGTGGATAGTTCTTTAGATGCATCTTTAACAATACCAGCTATCAATAAAACGTTACATGTACTAACGGAAGACCTTAGTGCTGGTGGTTGTGCTGTAATATTGCCACCTGATGAAATACTTCCCTCTCAAGAAAAAGGGTATATTATTGTGGTTTTACCCATGAGTGGGGGCAAGACATACTATGTCAAAACGAATGTAACTATTATAAGGCAATGGGAAAAAGATAAGCGAACCATCTGTTCCATTCAATTTGACAAACTTTCCGAGCAAGATCAACAAAACATCATTCGTTTTTGTTTTGAACGACAAGTAGCTATGAAGAAAAAAGGTTTACCAGGAGCATAG
- a CDS encoding YphA family membrane protein gives MSILLIGVVWGVWFWSTFFQNKNRSRLYISVCCLLFLIFIPYEMTLFGLISISSSYLFLLLICVIYVIHPSSKVKIRSLVLTIWCGGTMLAGVELWNLYDPIVLMYFYPFISPIICLVLLYSFSSMSIYDKMSRIFFMHLFMEFLLCSVLYPLHLYRPFFGNGNGQMLAYTYLLLFFILTLAYLFGISTTLNKSTYQTKRKSDTLYE, from the coding sequence ATGTCTATCTTGCTTATAGGTGTTGTGTGGGGTGTATGGTTCTGGTCGACTTTCTTTCAAAATAAGAATCGTTCTAGGTTATACATAAGTGTTTGTTGTTTACTATTTTTGATTTTCATTCCGTATGAAATGACTCTTTTTGGTCTAATTTCCATTTCCAGCAGTTATTTATTTCTCCTGCTAATCTGTGTGATTTATGTCATTCATCCATCTAGCAAAGTGAAAATTCGCTCTCTCGTTTTAACTATATGGTGTGGGGGTACGATGCTTGCTGGCGTGGAATTGTGGAACTTATATGATCCCATAGTCTTAATGTACTTCTATCCTTTTATTAGCCCGATTATCTGTCTTGTTTTGTTATATTCTTTTTCCAGTATGTCTATCTATGACAAAATGAGTAGAATTTTTTTCATGCATCTTTTTATGGAGTTTCTTTTATGTAGTGTGTTATATCCGCTCCACTTATATAGACCTTTTTTCGGAAATGGTAATGGTCAGATGTTAGCCTACACCTATTTGTTATTATTCTTTATCCTTACACTTGCATATCTCTTTGGAATTTCAACAACCCTGAACAAATCAACTTATCAAACTAAGAGAAAGAGTGATACCTTATATGAATGA
- the fni gene encoding type 2 isopentenyl-diphosphate Delta-isomerase — MSRQQRKLDHITNALQTGQSRSTLLDEVNFVHQSLPNSSVEHVSLHSKMGELSLSSPIFINAMTGGGGKETLEWNQKLSVIARECGLALAVGSQMAALRSREERESYAIVRKENPTGFIMGNLGSEATVDQAKEAVEMLEANALQIHLNVIQELAMPEGDRDFKGALERIQRISDELSVPVIVKETGFGMSQDTIQKLNETSISAIDIGGFGGTNFAKIENLRRPRALDFFHEWGVPTAVSLLEAAAVNPSKTIIASGGIQNALDVLKCLSLGAKFVGIAGVVLKHVKDNGIEDTVSFLHEWHEDLRFMMCAVGAHEIDDLSAAPLIYGENIDRWLRQRGMDSVEMSYRR; from the coding sequence GTGTCCAGACAACAACGTAAACTAGATCATATCACCAATGCTTTGCAAACAGGTCAAAGTAGATCTACATTGTTAGACGAAGTGAATTTCGTTCATCAAAGTTTACCAAATTCTAGCGTCGAACACGTTTCTCTTCATAGTAAAATGGGCGAACTTTCGTTAAGTTCGCCCATTTTTATCAACGCCATGACCGGTGGTGGAGGAAAAGAAACGCTAGAATGGAACCAAAAGTTATCTGTCATTGCTCGAGAATGCGGTCTTGCGCTGGCCGTAGGCTCTCAAATGGCTGCTTTACGTTCTCGTGAAGAAAGAGAGTCCTATGCCATTGTTAGGAAAGAAAATCCAACTGGATTTATCATGGGAAATCTAGGGAGTGAAGCGACGGTAGATCAAGCGAAAGAAGCAGTGGAAATGCTAGAAGCGAATGCACTTCAGATTCACTTAAATGTCATTCAAGAATTAGCAATGCCTGAAGGAGACCGTGATTTTAAAGGGGCTCTTGAGAGAATTCAACGCATATCCGATGAGCTTTCAGTTCCTGTGATTGTAAAGGAAACCGGATTTGGTATGTCACAAGATACAATTCAGAAGTTAAATGAAACATCCATCTCCGCCATTGATATTGGTGGATTTGGTGGTACCAACTTTGCTAAGATTGAGAACTTAAGAAGACCTAGGGCACTAGATTTCTTTCATGAATGGGGTGTTCCTACTGCTGTGTCTTTACTGGAAGCTGCAGCTGTGAACCCTTCCAAGACGATCATAGCTTCTGGTGGTATCCAGAATGCTTTAGACGTGTTAAAGTGCTTATCACTAGGAGCTAAGTTCGTTGGTATTGCAGGTGTTGTGTTGAAACATGTGAAAGATAACGGGATAGAAGATACTGTTTCTTTTTTACATGAATGGCATGAAGACTTGCGTTTTATGATGTGTGCGGTAGGTGCGCATGAGATTGATGATTTATCTGCTGCTCCTCTTATATACGGTGAAAATATAGATCGTTGGTTAAGGCAAAGAGGTATGGATAGTGTGGAAATGAGCTATAGGCGTTAA
- a CDS encoding DUF5359 family protein, with protein MKKVERILIKLAVIHLIFLVIIQGILLPNFSSTSVQKLTIYEGVVKQGYDHWIEVWKSKSQNGF; from the coding sequence ATGAAAAAAGTAGAACGAATACTTATTAAACTAGCTGTCATTCATTTAATCTTCCTTGTAATTATTCAAGGCATACTTTTACCAAACTTTTCTTCGACTTCTGTTCAAAAACTTACCATTTATGAAGGCGTCGTAAAGCAAGGTTATGACCATTGGATAGAAGTATGGAAATCCAAAAGTCAAAATGGCTTTTGA